In one Pseudomonas sp. 31-12 genomic region, the following are encoded:
- the recX gene encoding recombination regulator RecX, with protein MTAVLDTLVAVRRTAMDLLARREHGRVELTRKLRQRGALPEMIDTALDRLAEEGLLSEARYLESFVSYRARSGYGPLRIREELSQRGLQRNDIELALRESGINWQEQLEETWRRKFAGHLPIDVRERAKQGRFLSYRGYSMEMIGRLFSGRGMDD; from the coding sequence ATGACCGCCGTACTCGATACACTCGTCGCGGTGCGGCGAACCGCCATGGACCTGCTCGCGCGACGCGAGCATGGTCGAGTCGAGCTGACGCGTAAACTGCGTCAGCGCGGCGCTCTCCCTGAAATGATCGACACTGCACTCGACCGGCTGGCGGAAGAGGGCCTGCTGTCCGAAGCCCGTTACCTCGAAAGCTTTGTTTCCTACCGTGCTCGCTCCGGATACGGCCCTTTGCGTATTCGCGAAGAACTGAGCCAGCGCGGCCTGCAACGTAACGACATCGAGCTCGCCTTGCGCGAGAGCGGTATCAACTGGCAGGAACAACTGGAAGAGACCTGGCGACGCAAATTTGCCGGGCATCTGCCGATAGACGTCCGGGAACGCGCCAAGCAAGGGCGTTTCCTGAGTTATCGGGGATACTCCATGGAAATGATCGGCCGCTTGTTCAGCGGTCGAGGAATGGATGATTAA